The genomic DNA GGGGAATATTGTGAGTAAAAATACAATCGATATAACATCTTTAGAAGATGTTTCATTGAACGCCTTCGCTTATGAATTGCTACGTGAAGAATTACTACCTGATTTAATCGGCAACGATTTAGATGGTATTTTATACTGGTCTGGTAGAAACCTTGCAAGAAAATATCCGCTAGAAACAATTGAAGAAGTCATTCAGTTCTTTGAAAAGGCTGGCTGGGGCACTTTAAGCATTATTGAACATAAGCGTCGTGAAATGCAGTTCCAACTTAAAGGCACACTCATTGCAGAACGTCAAAAACAAAAAAGGCATTCTTCTTATCAACTAGAAGCTGGATTCATCGCTGAACAAATTCAAAAGCAACGGAACGTCGTTGCAGAGTCATATGAAGAAAAGAAAAAACGTTCTGACTCTATTACATTTCTTGTGAAATGGGATATAAAAGATCTCATTGAAGTGTAAGCATTACCTACAGTCAACTAGACATATCAGTTTAGTTGACTTTTTTGTATTTTCATTCACGTCAATTTATTTTAAATCTTCAGAAATTATAACAAAAAATAGAAGACATTGTAAACTACAACGTCTTCTTATCTGTTAAATACGTATAAATCGTCTCTGCAACATTTTTTGGCATACCTGCTTCGACAAATTCTGCTACAGAAGCTTCTTTCATCTTCTTTAATGAACCAAAATGTTTTAACAATACCTTTTTCCGTTTATCACCGATTCCTGGAATGTCATCCAATGCTGATTGAATGACAGATTTCCCGTGTAATTGACGATGGAATGTAATCGCAAATCGATGCACCTCGTCTTGAATACGCTGCAATAAATAAAATTCTTGGCTATTTCTCTCAAGCACCACAGGTTCCGGGGGATCTCCAATAATTAAATGGGAGGTTTTATGTTTGTCATCTTTTACAAGACCTGCCATCGGAATATATAATCCGAGCTCATCCTCTAAAATATCACTTGCAGCCGCCAAGTGGCCTTTTCCGCCATCAATAATAATCAAATCCGGTAAAGGTAAATTTTCTTTAAGCGCCCTTGTATAACGGCGTCTCACAACTTCCCTCATAGACTCATAATCATCTGGCCCTTGAACCGTTTTAATTTTATATTTCCTATATTCTTTCTTCGCTGGTTTCCCATCGATAAAAGCAATCATTGCAGAAACGGGATTTGTTCCTTGAATATTTGAGTTATCAAACGCTTCAATACGATACGGTGTTTCAATTCCAAGCTGCTTCCCTAAATGATCTACCGCTTTAATCGTTCGTTCTTCATCACGTTCGATTAAGTAAAACTTCTCTTCAAGAGCAATTTTTGCGTTTTTATTTGCTAATTCTACAAGGTCTTTTTTCTTACCACGTTTCGGCTGTGTCGCTTCCACTTCTAAAAAGCGCTCTACTAATTCCGAGTCTATACTTCCTGGAACGACAATTTCCTTCGGCTTAAAATGACTACTGTTTTCATAAAATTGGCCGATAAACGTTAAAAAGCCCTCTTCTGGTTCATCGTAAATCGGAAACATAGAAACATCACGTTCAATTAGCTTGCCTTTTCGAACGAAGAAAACTTGAACACACATCCATCCTTTATCCACTGCATATCCAAACACATCGCGATCCACTAAGTCACTCATAATCATCTTTTGTTTTTCCATAATCGCATCAATATGAGCAATTTGATCACGCAACTCTTTTGCACGTTCAAACTCTAGTTTCTCTGAGGCCTCATACATTTTTATTTCTAATTCTGAACGAACTTCTTTATGCCCACCATTTAAAAACTTAATAATTTCATCTACAATTTCTTTATTTTGTTCTTCCGTCACTTCTTTCACACAAGGCGCTAGACATTGATCCATATGATAATACAAACAAACTTTATCTGGCATATTCGTGCATTTCCGAAGTGGATACATACGATCTAGCAGTTTTTTCGTTTCATGAGCAGATTGTGCATTTGGATAAGGACCAAAATACTTTCCTTTATCCTTTTTTACATTTCGAGTAATGAGTAAGCGCGGTTGTTTCTCCGCTGTAATTTTAATAAAAGGATATGTTTTATCATCTTTTAATTGAATATTATATTTCGGATCATATTTTTTAATTAGATTTAACTCTAAAATAAGTGCTTCTAAATTCGAAGAGGTTACAATATATTCAAAATCAACAATTTCTCCTACAAGCCGCAGTGTTTTCCCATCATGTGAACCAGTAAAGTACGAGCGCACACGATTTTTAAGCACTTTTGCCTTTCCGACATATATAACCGTTCCTTGCTTATCTTTCATTAAATAACAACCAGGTTGATCTGGTAAAATAGCCAACTTTTCTTTCAAATGTTCGTGCACTCGTCTCCCTCCATTTCTACATGCTTAGCATTTTTATTTTCACTTGAAAACATACTATGCCAAAACACCCAACATACGTTCCTTTATTGTAACGGAAAGGATCTAAAAAAGAAAATAAAAAAAGCTACCATTTGGTAGCTTTTTTTATTTTAGAAGTGTTTAGAAACTAATTCTACTAACGCTTCTTTCGGTTTGTAACCTAACGCTTGATCAACTACTTTACCGTCTTTTAATACGAAAAGAGCTGGAATACTCATTACTTCGAATTGACGAGCAGTTTCTTGGTTTTCATCAACATCTACTTTTACTACTTTTACTTTTTCGCCTAATTCTGCATCGATTTCCTCTAATACAGGAGCGATCATTTTACAAGGTCCACACCAAGGTGCCCAGAAATCTAATAATACAACACCTTCGCTAGTTTCAGCTGCGAAGCTTTGGTCATTTGCGTTTACAATTGCCATTTTATTTCCTCCTTCAAGTATATTCTACCAAGAGTATATCATTAACTTATATACGTGGCGAATAATATGTATCGTTATGTATTGTAACAAAAAAATGTTCCTTTATACTATATAAAAATACGGATTAAATACTAAAAAGATGAGAGACAGGGGATCTCTCACCTTTTTCTATATATAGGGGTACTTCACTTGGAACTCAAGGGTACTTAAATCATGAATGTACTTTTAACTTTTTAAACTCTTCTGTTAAAAGAGGTACAACTTCGAACAAGTCACCGACAATACCGTAGTCAGCTACTTTGAAGATACTTGCTTCTGGATCTTTATTAATCGCAACGATTATTTTTGAGTTAGACATACCTGCTAAATGCTGAATCGCACCAGAAATACCACATGCAATGTATAAGTCTGGCGTAACAACTTTACCAGTTTGACCAATTTGTAATGAGTACTCACAGTATTCAGCGTCACAAGCACCACGAGATGCCCCAACAGCGCCGCCTAGTACGTCAGCTAACTCTTTTAATGGTTTAAATCCTTCTTCACTCTTCACACCGCGTCCGCCAGCGATAATAACTTTCGCTTCAGAAAGATCAACACCTTCTGCTGTTTTACGGACAACATCCTGAATGATTGTACGTAAATCTTTCACATCAACTGTAATAGAAGATACGTCACCGCTGCGAGACTCATCTTTTTCCAGAGTTGCAATGTTATTTGGACGCACTGTCGCAAATAAGATGCCGTCTGTTACAATCTTCTTCTCGAATGCTTTACCAGAGTAAATCGGACGAGTGAAGATAACATTTCCACCTTCAACCTCTAAAGCAGTTACGTCAGAAACTAAACCAGCTTCAAGCTTCGCTGCTAATTTTGGTGATAAATCTTTACCAAGTGCTGTATGTCCAAAGACAATACCTTCTGGATTTTCTTCAGCATGTACAGCTAAAAACGCTTGTGCATAACCATCAGATGTATATGATTTTAATTTATCATTTTCAACTGTCACAACGCGATCTGCACCGTAATGAATCAATTCATTTGCAAAAGAGGCAACGCTGTCTCCAACTAGAAGACCTACTACTTCACCGCCTTCTGCAATTGTTTTTGCTGCTGCTACCGCTTCAAACGAAACGTTACGTAGCGATCCATCACGAACTTCACCCATTACTAATACTTTACGAGCCATAGATTTTCCCTCCTGCATATATAATTTCGTATTTTATTAGATTACTTTCGCTTCTGTATGGAGCAACGATACAAGTTCTTTTACTTGATCTTGCAGCTCGCCTTGTAACACTTTTCCTGCATCTTTCTTAGGAGGCAAATAGATTTCAATTGTTTTTGTCTTTGCTTCCACATCATCTTCTTCTAAATCTAAATCATCTAATTCTAATTCTTCTAGTGGCTTTTTCTTCGCTTTCATAATACCTGGAAGCGATGGATAACGAGGTTCATTTAAACCTTGCTGTGCTGTTACTAACACTGGTAATGAAGTTGCAATCACTTCTGTATCACCTTCAACATCACGCTCAATCTTCACATTTGTACCGTCAATTTCAAGTTTTGTAATTGTCGTTACATACGGAATATTTAACGCTTCAGCTACGCGTGGACCTACTTGTCCAGATGCACCATCAATTGCAACGTTTCCACCTAAAATTAGATCTGCATCTTTATCTTTTAAATATTCAGCAAGCACTTTTGCTGTCGTGAACTGGTCACCATTTTCTACATCATCTTCAATATTAATTAATACCGCTTTATCACAGCCCATCGCTAATGCAGTACGAAGTTCTTTCTCACTATCTTCGCCACCGACTGTTACAACTGTAACTTCTCCACCTTGTGCGTCTCTTACTTGAATTGCTTCTTCAATTGCATATTCATCGTAAGGGTTGATGATGAATTCCGCTTCGCCATCGTAAATTGCACCGTTTTTAATTACGATTTTTTCTTCTGTATCAAATGTTCGTTTCATGAGTACGTAGATGTTCATTCCATTTACCCCCTTGTTTTTCAGAAAGATTCTATCAATTTTAATTTTCTGTTAATTTATATTAAAAAAATAATTGAACTACCTGCCACTAAATGAAGGTTTACGCTTTTCTAAAAATGCAGCTACACCTTCTCTTCCATCTTCACTCGTAAATACTTCACCAAAAATTTGTGATTCACGTTGTACACCTTCATAGTAATGAGACGATTTGGTCGTTTGCAATAACTCTAGTACAGCACGAGTTGTTGCTGGACTTTTTCCAGCAATTTGTTTTGCGACTTTAAGCGTATCATCTAAAAGTGATTCTTCAGAGAACAATCCGTTAACAAGTCCCCATTTCAATGCTTCTGCACCAGTAATTGGTGTACTTGTTAACATCATTTCACAAGCTTTTGCTTTCCCAACATAACGTGGTAAGCGCTGTGTACCTGCAAAGCCAGGAATTAATCCAAGTGTTAATTCAGGTAAACCAAGTTTTGCACTTTCAGTTGCAAAGCGCATGTGGCAAGACATAGCAAACTCAAGGCCGCCGCCCAGTGCCGCTCCATGAATTGCCGCAATAACTGGTTTTGAACATTTTTCAACACGCTCAAACGTAACTTGTCCAAGCTGTGCTAATTCTGTTGCTTGCTTCGCTTCAGTAACAGATGTAAATTCTTTAATATCTGCTCCTGCTGAGAAGAAACGTCCTTCACCGTGAATAACAACAACACGAATGTTATCATCCTTTTCCACTTGATCAATTAATTCAGTAACGTCATGCATAACTTGTGAAGACATCGCATTTGCTGGTGCATGATTTAACGTCGCCACCGCGATATGATCTTCAACTCTTACAGATAGGAATTTCAACATGATCCCTCCCATTATTGACGATAACCACAAGCTGCAATGAGTAGCCCATGTACCGTTTTTGAAAGTGCGACCAGATCATACTTATGATCGCTCATTACCCAATTGGTCACAACTTCATCTACTGTTCCAAAGATCATTTGTCTTGCCACGCGAACATTTAAATCTGCTTGAAATTCACCTTGTTTTATACCAGTCTCTAAAATCTCATCCATAACTTGTAAGTAGCCTTTTAATACTTCATTTATTTTAAGGCGCAAGTCTTGATTGGACTGCCTGAGCTCTAATTGCGTAACGATAGCAAGGGGATCATTTTGTGACAACAGCAAGAAGTGCGTTTCTACCAACATGAATAACTTCGATACAGCGCTTTCAATTCCTGCTGTTTTTTGACGAATTGTTTCGACAAAATCTCCCATCTTCTCTTGGAATAAGGATATTAATATATCTTCTTTATTTTTAAAATATAAATAAATCGTGCCATCAGCTACCCCAGCTTGCTTTGCGATTTTAGAAACTTGCGCTTGGTGGTACCCATTCTCCGCAATCACAATGACTGCCGCATCAATAATTTGATTGTATTTCGGTCTATTTTTCTTCACTTTACTGTCCCCTTCAAGAAGATGACTGAATGAATAGTCATTCATATTCTTATAATACTGACTATTTAGAAAAGTGTCAATCCTATTTTTTCAAAAAGAAAGGGCCTTAGCCCGTTTGCTCATCCTCATTCTTTCTCTTCTCTTCATCCATTAAAACACGGCGTAAAATTTTCCCTACTGTCGTTTTCGGCAATTCATCTCTAAACTCATATACTTTCGGCACTTTATAAGCCGCTAAATATTTACGTGCAAACTGATTTAATTCTTCCTCAGAGCACTCCGTACCTTCTTTTAACACAACAAATGCTTTAACTGTCTCTCCTCTGTACGGATCTGGAACTCCAATTGTCACTACTTCTTGCACTTTTTCATGCTCATATAATACTTCTTCAACTTCACGAGGATACACATTAAATCCACTCGCGACAATCATATCTTTCTTGCGATCTTTTACATAGAAGAATCCATCTTCATCCATGTATCCAACGTCACCTGTATGGAGCCAGCCATCTTGCAATACAGCCGCTGTTTCCTCTGGCTTATTCCAGTATCCTTTCATAATTTGAGGACCTTTCACTACAATTTCCCCTATTTCTCCTGGTGGTAATGCCTCACCAGTTTCAAGTGACATAATGATTGCCTCTGTATCTGGCCACGGAACTCCAATGCTACCCGGCACTCGCTTTTCCCATAAAAAATTACTATGTGTAACCGGAGATGATTCTGTTAAACCATATCCCTCTACTAGTTTACCACCTGTAACTTTTTCGAACTTTTCCTGTACTTCTACTGGCAGTGGTGCTGATCCACTAATACAAGCACGAATAGAAGAAATATCGTATTCTTTTAAAAGCGGGCTATTTAAAAGAGCGATATAAATAGTTGGAGCCCCTGGAAACAATGTCACTTTATGCTTCTTAATCGCTTCAAAAATCATTTTCATATCAAACTTTGGAATAAGGACCATTTTGTATCCTTGCATAATACTTAAATTCATAACAGCTGTCATACCATAAACATGGAAAAATGGAAGAACCCCAAGGACGACTTCTTCACCTTCGTTACAATTATATAACCAATGCACTCCCATCAAAGTGTTAGAAACGAGGTTTTTATGCGTTAACATAACTCCTTTTGGAAATCCGGTTGTTCCTCCTGTGTACTGTAAAAGAGCTAGATCATTTTCAGGATCACAAGGCACCTCAACATTCGTATTCACTTCTTTTTCTACTGAATTCCAAAGATGAATCGTTTCACTCTCTGATACTTTCACAACTAAATTCGACTGTTTTTTCTGCACAAATGGATACAATAGATTTTTAGGGAATGGTAAAAAGTCTGCAATACGAGTTACGATAATATGCTCAATTTTTGTAGCAGATTGAACATTCGTTACTCTTGGAAACACTAAATCGAGACAAAGAATTACTTTTGCTCCCGAGTCATGAAGCTGATATTCTAATTCCCTTTCTGTATACAGTGGATTGGTTTGTACTACGATACCTCCCGCAAGTAATGTACCGTAATAACCAATTACAGCTTGCGGACAATTCGGCAACATAATAGCAACTCGATCACCCTTTTCCACACCGAGCTTTTGAAGATAATTTGCAAACCTCTTCACCTTATCATGGAAGTCCGAAAACGTAATATCCTTCCCTAAAAAGTGAAGCGCTTTCTTTTCTGGGTAGCGAGAAGCCATCTGTTCTACATATCCATGAAGTGGCTGAATATCATAAGAAATCGTACTAGGAATTTCCTCCGGATAACTTTTCAACCATGTTTTTTCCACCTTCATTCCCCCTTCAAATACATAAAAAATAAAGTGAAACTTTAATCAGTGGGGATTTTTCAGCCCCACTGATTATTAGCCCACACCAATCGGGATTTTACGGGCAGTTAATCACCCAGCTAACTTCTTTACTTTCGCTGAATTTTGAGGCGGGATCTTACTGCCCGTTAATGCGGGATAAATGAATGTTCATTCATGATGGTTATTTTCATTATATTATAGTCACCATAGCGTTACAATCATAATATTCTGACTTTTTTATAACTATGCTTTACTTCATTAACTTCTTATTATATGTAGAAACTCTCCTAATCTTAAAAGAGTAAGAGAGTTTGTCATTAACTTAATCTTATAATCGTTAATACCGCTCCTGGGGTAGTTGTTGATAATGTCGCAACAGCTAACAAACCAAATAATTGCAAACTAATTGCACTCCCCGCCGCAAGGGTCGTAATAATTGTCGCACTAAATGATGTCGTTGCTAATGCAGGAGAATTAATAGTCCCAGCAAGCGGTGCCCCATTAATTGTAATTCGTGAACTAACTAATAATGAAGCGGTTATATTAATTGTATATGAAATATAATAGTTCCCTGCATTTGCAACCGTAAATACTGTGTTCCCCCCAGACACTGTAATACCTGGACCGATATTCTGATTGTTTGGAAGCGGGACATTTGTTCCACCTAGTAGTACCGATATTGCTGTTCCCGACGTATTATTTGCAAATGCGTATGTTGCCGTTATACTTGTGCCTGTTGGGCCTGTCGCTCCCGTTGCCCCTGTATCGCCTGTTGCTCCTGTTATCCCTGTCGCTCCCGTTGCCCCTGTGTCGCCTGTTACTCCTGTCGCCCCCGTTGGGCCTGTGCCACCTGTTGCTCCTGTTGGACCCGTTGCCCCTGTTATTCCTGTCACTCCCGTTGGGCCTGTTGCTCCTGTTATTCCTGTCGCTCCCGTTGGACCTGTATCGCCTGTTACTCCCGTCGCTCCTGTTACTCCTGTCACTCCCGTTGGGCCTGTTGCTCCTGTTATTCCTGTCGCTCCCGTTGCCCCTGTGTCGCCTGTTACTCCTGTCGCTCCCGTTGAGCCTGTTGCTCCTGTTATTCCTGTCGCTCCCGTCGGACCGGTTGGACCAACCTTAGGAACTGTCCCATCGCAACTAAAACAGCATGAATCAACATGTACACCATTTTGATTATTACACCCACAATATCCATTTATGTTATTGCTCCATGAAGACATGTTGATCACTTCCTTTACATTCGATCTTTTTAGCGCAATCACCGAATCAAAAAACACCTATCTAAATAACAAAGAAATACTTAGCCTAGTGGGGGATAAAACACAGATTTCCTCCATACATTCTAGTAATTATTACATGCGATTCACTCTCCTTTTGCTTGTACTTTCGCCCCATCTCCACAGATTATTAACCATACACATTACGCTTTCGTACACAGACAAGTTCCCATTTAAACTTTCCACATTCGCCAATCTTTTTAGTAAAGAGGCTGATTCTTCATAAATAGCAACTATAATATATAAAAATCCGTATAACTTGTTATTTTTATTCAAAATTTTAAAAAAATATTGACACTTAAATTATCCTCATAGTATGATTTGGGTGTTGTAATTGATAACCATTTTCACTTATGGTGCTAGTTACAAAAAACACTTAATTTGGGGGCAGAAGATGAAGAAAATTCTCAGTATTTTCATAGTAGTTCTTCTATTCGCTGTTGGATGCGGACAGCAAAAAGAGGAGAAAAAGGAAACAAAAGCGGACAATAAAAATCAAGCTATAACAATTAAACACGCTGAAGGGGAAACAAAGTTAGATAAACCAGCGAAAAAAGTAGTTGTACTTGAGTGGGTATATTCAGAAGACTTATTAGCACTTGGTGTTCAGCCAGTAGGGATGGCAGACATTAAGAATTATAATAAATGGGTAAATACAAAAACAAAACCAAGTAAAGATGTTGTAGATGTAGGGACACGTCAACAACCAAACTTAGAAGAAATTAGCCGTTTAAAACCAGATTTAATTATCACAGCTTCATTCCGTAGTAAAGCAATTAAAAATGAATTAGAGCAAATTGCACCAACAGTTATGTTTGATCCATCAACAAGCAATAACGATCACTTTGCTGAAATGACAGAAACATTTAAACAAATTGCAAAAGCAGTTGGAAAAGAAGAAGAAGGTAAAAAAGTATTAGCTGATATGGATAAAGCCTTCGCTGATGCAAAAGCAAAAATTGAGAAAGCAGACTTAAAAGATAAAAACATCGCAATGGCACAAGCATTTACTGCTAAAAACGTACCAACATTCCGTATCTTAACTGACAATTCTTTAGCTTTACAAGTTACAAAAAAATTAGGTTTAACAAATACTTTTGAAGCAGGAAAATCTGAGCCAGATGGTTTCAAACAAACAACTGTAGAATCATTACAAAGTGTACAAGATTCAAACTTCATTTACATTGTAGCGGATGAAGATAACATTTTTGACACTCAACTAAAAGGCAACCCTGCTTGGGAAGAATTAAAGTTCAAAAAAGAAAACAAAATGTATAAATTAAAAGGCGACACTTGGATTTTCGGTGGTCCTGAGTCTGCAACATCTTTAGCAACACAAGTAGCAGATGTAATGACAGCGAAGAAGTGATTACACAATGAATAGCCTACAACATACACTTCGAGCAAGTCTTGTATTCGGAGGAGGAGCAGCTCTCTTGCTCCTCCTTTTCTTTATTCATATCGGACAAGGTCAAGCAAACATTTCCTATAGTATGATTATTGATGCTCTTATCTCACCGAACCAATCACTAGAGCATCAAACTTTAATTATGCTTCGATTACCTAGGGCCGTAATTGCCATTTTAGCTGGAGGTGCTCTTGCTGCATCTGGGGTCATTTTACAAACATTAACGAAAAATCCACTTGCTGAATCCAGTACAATGGGTATTCACTCTGGCGCATATTTCTTTCTAGTAGCGGCTACAATTTTTTTACCAAAAGGTCTGCAAATTAATTCACTTCTTTTCACATTTATCGGCGGTGCTATTACCGCTTTATTTGTATACCGTATTTCTGGTGAAAAAAAGGGAACCCCACTTAGAATGGCACTAGCTGGTATGGTCGTTACATTAATGCTTTCTGCCTTTACTGGAACGATGCAGCTTTTCTATGAAAATGAAACAGCTGGTTTATTTTTATGGGGAGCTGGATCTCTTATTCAAAATAACTGGGATGGCGTTCAATTTGCTTTTCCATTTATCATTATTTCTTTCCTAGTTTTACTATTTATGTCTCGTAAACTCAACATTCTCTTACTTGGTGATGATGTCGCTGTTTCTCTTGGTGAAAAAACAGCAGTAACACGTCTTATCGCCTTCATTGCTGCGATCTTTTTAACAGCAGTAATTGTAACTGTTGTTGGACCAATTGGATTTGTTGGCTTAGTTGCACCACATTTAATGCGTCTTATTGGCTACCGTCAACACTTTACTCTCCTTCTCTCTTCTTTCTTATGGGGAGCTGTACTATTACTTGGAGCTGATGTCGTTGGTAGACTAATAGATCCAACTGGGGCTGAACTTCCTGTCGGAGCAGTCACGGCAATGATTGGATCACCTTGGCTTATTTACTTAGTCTATCGAATGATGAAATCGAAACAATATATGAATGATAACGGAGCGAATGCAGCTGGAGCTAGTTCTCGCTATTACTCTTATAAAAAGGTAATCATTATCTCTATCACACTTTGCATTGTGACAATTACTCTTGGTGTTACAATCGGTAGTAACGCTTATATCGAAAGTATTACAAATGTTATATCAGGACAATTAACACAATTTGATAAAAATATGATGATGAACCTTCGTTTACCAAGAATGCTCGTTGCTGCTATTGCTGGCGCATGCCTTGCAATAAGTGGGCTTGTTTTCCAAGGTATATTACGAAACCCACTCGCCGATCCTTCTATTATTGGTATTTCATCGGGAGCTGGTGTTGGTGCTTTAACTATTATGTATGTCTTTCCCGCACTTCCTGGTTTCTTCCTACCAATTGGTGCATTTATCGGCGGACTACTTGCAGTTGGAATTGTTCTCTTCTTCTCATGGAAATCAGGATTTAGCCCAACAGCCCTTGCTTTAATAGGAATTGGTATTTCAGCTCTCGGTTCAGCGATTATTCAAATCTTTATCGTTAGAGCAAATTTGAACGTTGCTGCTGCTTTAACATGGCTATCAGGTAGCACGTATGCAAGAGGATGGAATCACTTAGAAAATATCATTCTATATCCATCGCTAATTCTTGTATTCATTATCTTTTTCTTAATAAAACAACTTGATGTTCTCGTACTTGGAGACGATTTAGCAACGGGACTCGGGCAACCAGTAAATAAAACGCGCCTTGCCCTCATTGTGTTAGCAACACTACTTGCATCTGTAAATATCGCAGCTGTCGGTACAATTGCCTTTCTAGGTCTTGTTGCGCCACACTTAGCACGAATCGTCGTTGGTATGAATCATCAAAGATTATTCGTTTGCTCCGCACTATTTGGAGCAATCCTTCTTTCCATTGCTGATTTACTCGGACGAACAATTGCATATCCGAAAGAAATTCCTTCTGGACTTGTCGTTGCTGTACTTGGAGCACCTTATTTCTTATGGTTGATGAGGAAGAGTGGGAAGAAGGTTAATTAAAAAGGAGGCTTCGTTTTAGAAGCCTCCTTTTTATATACTAAATAAAGTGAAACTTTAATTAGTGGGGGGTTTCTTCATCCCCGCTGATTATTAGCCCACACCAATCGGACTTTTATGAGCAGTGGATCTCCCACCTAACTTCTTTGCTCCAGCCGAATCTTGAGGTGGAAGTTTTACTGTCCGACGAATAGCCGGATAAATTACTCTGATCTCACTAATTTCACAGATTTAGTACTCCCCATAAACTCATGATGTACAGTTAATGTGTTCTCCTCAATTTTCAAATCAGCCTTATGCTTTATTTCCCCCACTAAAAATACAAGCTCTACAGAAATAATCCCTTGGTCCACACTTAATATTCGAAAGTCTCCTATAGTAGTCCCTTTCCCAAAAATATTATGTTCCATAAATTCTCCGCCTGTTTTCTCACTATTAATAGATTCTATTTCCAACCCAACTGGCCTGTCTGTACTTTCTGATGACATCCAAGACCCCTTTAACTTTCCAATATCAGCCTCTTTTTTCTTTTCATTTTTTAACTCTTCCTCTTTTTTCTTAACTTCTGCTTGTTGAGTTAGTAAGCCATCGATTTGCTTATTCAGCTCTTCGGCCCGTTGATTTTCCGAAATAAATTGTTGATTTTGGCCAGTATCGTTAACAATTTTATTTACTATCCCTTTAGCCTCTTCATACTTTTTATCACTCTTTAACTTCTCTGCCTTTTCCAATTGACCTATATATTGACCTTTTAACTCTTTATGCTCTATGAGCGAATCTTTTTGTTCTTTCGCTTGACTTTGAAGGATTGCGGAACCATCTTTCATCTTTTCTACTTCTTGAAACAAACCTATTGCTTGTTCTATATTTCCACTCGATTTCTCTTTTATCGAACTTATCATCTTAGTAGTTTGGTCTTTTAATACCTTTGCTTCTTTATCATCCTTTTTCTCTTCTAATGCTAGCTCAAATGATGCTACTGCCGTGTCATATTCTTTACTCGCTAACGCCAATTTCCCTTGATCCATTGCTTTTTTATAGGTTTCATTGCTACATCCTACCATTAAAAATAAAATTATGATTCCTAAAATCAATCTTTTCATAATATCTCCCTAAATTAATATAATTCTATATACACTCAATAGCATCATAAAATTTATATATAAAATTTTAAATA from Bacillus cereus G9842 includes the following:
- a CDS encoding enoyl-CoA hydratase, giving the protein MLKFLSVRVEDHIAVATLNHAPANAMSSQVMHDVTELIDQVEKDDNIRVVVIHGEGRFFSAGADIKEFTSVTEAKQATELAQLGQVTFERVEKCSKPVIAAIHGAALGGGLEFAMSCHMRFATESAKLGLPELTLGLIPGFAGTQRLPRYVGKAKACEMMLTSTPITGAEALKWGLVNGLFSEESLLDDTLKVAKQIAGKSPATTRAVLELLQTTKSSHYYEGVQRESQIFGEVFTSEDGREGVAAFLEKRKPSFSGR
- a CDS encoding YslB family protein translates to MSKNTIDITSLEDVSLNAFAYELLREELLPDLIGNDLDGILYWSGRNLARKYPLETIEEVIQFFEKAGWGTLSIIEHKRREMQFQLKGTLIAERQKQKRHSSYQLEAGFIAEQIQKQRNVVAESYEEKKKRSDSITFLVKWDIKDLIEV
- the uvrC gene encoding excinuclease ABC subunit C, producing MHEHLKEKLAILPDQPGCYLMKDKQGTVIYVGKAKVLKNRVRSYFTGSHDGKTLRLVGEIVDFEYIVTSSNLEALILELNLIKKYDPKYNIQLKDDKTYPFIKITAEKQPRLLITRNVKKDKGKYFGPYPNAQSAHETKKLLDRMYPLRKCTNMPDKVCLYYHMDQCLAPCVKEVTEEQNKEIVDEIIKFLNGGHKEVRSELEIKMYEASEKLEFERAKELRDQIAHIDAIMEKQKMIMSDLVDRDVFGYAVDKGWMCVQVFFVRKGKLIERDVSMFPIYDEPEEGFLTFIGQFYENSSHFKPKEIVVPGSIDSELVERFLEVEATQPKRGKKKDLVELANKNAKIALEEKFYLIERDEERTIKAVDHLGKQLGIETPYRIEAFDNSNIQGTNPVSAMIAFIDGKPAKKEYRKYKIKTVQGPDDYESMREVVRRRYTRALKENLPLPDLIIIDGGKGHLAAASDILEDELGLYIPMAGLVKDDKHKTSHLIIGDPPEPVVLERNSQEFYLLQRIQDEVHRFAITFHRQLHGKSVIQSALDDIPGIGDKRKKVLLKHFGSLKKMKEASVAEFVEAGMPKNVAETIYTYLTDKKTL
- the trxA gene encoding thioredoxin, with the translated sequence MAIVNANDQSFAAETSEGVVLLDFWAPWCGPCKMIAPVLEEIDAELGEKVKVVKVDVDENQETARQFEVMSIPALFVLKDGKVVDQALGYKPKEALVELVSKHF
- the etfB gene encoding electron transfer flavoprotein subunit beta is translated as MNIYVLMKRTFDTEEKIVIKNGAIYDGEAEFIINPYDEYAIEEAIQVRDAQGGEVTVVTVGGEDSEKELRTALAMGCDKAVLINIEDDVENGDQFTTAKVLAEYLKDKDADLILGGNVAIDGASGQVGPRVAEALNIPYVTTITKLEIDGTNVKIERDVEGDTEVIATSLPVLVTAQQGLNEPRYPSLPGIMKAKKKPLEELELDDLDLEEDDVEAKTKTIEIYLPPKKDAGKVLQGELQDQVKELVSLLHTEAKVI
- the etfA gene encoding electron transfer flavoprotein subunit alpha, which produces MARKVLVMGEVRDGSLRNVSFEAVAAAKTIAEGGEVVGLLVGDSVASFANELIHYGADRVVTVENDKLKSYTSDGYAQAFLAVHAEENPEGIVFGHTALGKDLSPKLAAKLEAGLVSDVTALEVEGGNVIFTRPIYSGKAFEKKIVTDGILFATVRPNNIATLEKDESRSGDVSSITVDVKDLRTIIQDVVRKTAEGVDLSEAKVIIAGGRGVKSEEGFKPLKELADVLGGAVGASRGACDAEYCEYSLQIGQTGKVVTPDLYIACGISGAIQHLAGMSNSKIIVAINKDPEASIFKVADYGIVGDLFEVVPLLTEEFKKLKVHS